TCTGGAAGGGTTCTGAGTAGAGAGAACCCAGGACACGTAGTGGGCAGGCGAGTCTGTGACTCGGTAAGAACCGAAGGACGGTGTGGTGTGCGGAACACCCCCAAGAGTTAGTTGATGCAGTTGGAAGGGAGAAGTGCACTGAGCAGTGGCTCCTAAATCCGTCCTGTGGCTCCAGGGAGGCAGAAGAACGAGGCTTGGACTCACTGGCCGTCCTCTGTTTTCAGTGGGCTCCCAAGTATATACAATAGGAACTGCTGGGGGTGTTCTATACCTTCCCCAAGACATCAGGGATGAAGTAGGGTACAGTGAGGTGGGGGAGGAGAAGAAGGTATAGAAGACTCCAAGGGTCTTCTTTAAAGGTACCCTGGTATTCAGTTAACAATTCCTCCCAGGCAGCCAGCTCCTGTGAGAGCCAAAGACAatggaaaagaggaagagggagagagagagggagggaggaggggacgGAGAAGGAGGGGCTGGGAAGGCATTCAAGCAGCTGCAACTTCCGGATGTGTCTACATCTGTGTTCCgtcttctgaaaaagaaaaatcccccccaccccccgcaaaCCACACCCTGCCCCTGCATTGTCTGTTTGACACAAAGTTCCAGGACCCTGAAAAGAAGCCCCAGAGTGCTTCTTCATCGTCTTGGGGAAGACAGGGTAGGTGGTGGTGGTCTCTGTATCTTCCGAAGCTGGGGGTGAGGAGTGGGTAGACTAGCAAGGTCAGCCTCAGCAGGCTAAAACCTTGGAGCTTGCTGCAGTCTTCTCAGATGTCAGAAGAGAACCAGGTTTCCAGGCGGAGCACTGAGGCTTCGACACAAACCGTCAGAAAGGCTTGTCGGGCCTGCTGGTCTTGGCATCCCCGCTGGCTGCTTTGCAGATGACGCTGTTCGTGTGCTTGCAGCGGCAACCAGGGCGGCGCAGACGGTCGTAGCCGCGCTGGGCCAGCTTCACGCAGCCAGTGGCAGGCAGGTAGCAGAGCAGGCAGGGCAGCACCACGGAGAGAGCACCCATGAAGGACCAGCGGGCGCAGCAGTTGGAGCGGGAGCAGGAGCAGGGGTGGTCAGCACAGGAGCCCTCATCGTCCTCATTTGTGCAGTGGTAGAAGATGCCCTGCACCAGACACATGCATGTGCCGTAGTTGACCAGGGTCTGGGCTGAGCACAGACACTCCTGGTTGCAGACCCAGCAGGAGGGCAACGTCCGGGGCGATGCACACTCCTTGCACTTACACTTCCCACAGGCCTCGCACAGCAAGAAGTGCTTGTCCAGCTCGGGTGGGACCGCCGGGCCCTTGATGTCCAGTGGCTTGCAGTGGACCACCTTGGGCTGGATGCGCACAGCCCTTGGCGAGGCCTGGTCGGCCACGGGTGGTGGTGCCATGTGGTCTAAGAGCCGTTGGTCGGAGgatgtgctgctgctgctgctcacaGAGCTGGGGCGCCCACTGAAGGAGATCCAGTGGTGGGTGATGTCCTGGTCACAGCGGGCCGGCGTCGGGGCCAGCTCTGGGGCCCCGCCCCGGGTTCGCTTTGGGCCGGTGGTGGGTGCCAGGCCAGGGTTGTCTATGTAGTCATTCTCCACGTGGCTGGTCTTCATCTGGTCAATGGGTAGGATGGTGAGTGGGTGCTGGAGCCGGCTGTGGGACATCCGGCTATCAAGAAGGGGCTGGACCATGACTGAGCTGGGAGTCAAGGGAGCGCTCTGTGGGATCGGGGGCTCCATAGGGCTGGAGGTCCTGGACTGTACGGAGAAACAGGCTTCTAGGTaccctgggggtggggtggggaaaaggaagagagaatggaTTCCAGGCATCAGTATGTGGCCTGCCAGTACCTCAGCCCCCATCAGGTCCATGGGAGCCACCCAACTGAATTCCCTCTGTGGACTTTCCAGTGACTCCCCAAGCTTAGATGCTTAATAATGACAAGAAGTCAGTGGTGGAAAcaacacttactgagcacttaaGATGGAGGTACTCTCCTAAGCACCATATACATTAAGTCACTGACTTCATGATAATCCTAAAACATAACTACTAGTATCCCTTTGTTATTTACAGAAAAGACATGTTCAAATTAATTTGTCCAAAGTTACACAAAGCTATCCAAAACTATCAGTAGCAAGACTCAAACCTGGGCAGCCTGAGTTCATTCTCTTAGTCACTGTGAAACATGCTCCTTATTTAAGATACACAGCTCAGTGGACGTAAGCACAGGATATCTGAAACCAGATTCAAATTTGACTCTCACTTTTGCCTAGTGATATTGCTATGAATGAGGTTCTTTCATCTCTATGCCTTAGGTTTggattttgtcatctgtaaaatgggctcttgtgaggattaaatgagacaatgcataTCTATTACTAGCATATTACCTGGCATGCAGCAACAAGTTATCACTGTCCCAGGAAGTAAGTTTAGATCTCCTGAACACTTATAAGCACTGCGTGCCAAGCGTTGTGCCAGGTGCTGAGGACAATGTGGTGAACTCAGCACACAGCTCTGGGTGCTCCCATGGAGTTTATCAGCTGGATAAACAAGCCCTTTTTCCAGATATTCACAAGAGAAGGAAGGACGGTATCTAATACCTGCACATGCAGGATATTAACTTATTACTACCACTTCTTAAGAGCAGCAACCTGCAGTGCCTAATGATCCCTAGGTATGTGAGCTTCTGACAACTTGGATGGGAAATCCTCTGGAGGGGCACTCACATCACCCATTTCCAAGTGCTGAGCTGAACATTCAGCCTAAATGCTATTTACTAGAATAGCTAAGCCAACCCTGGATCAGTTTCTAATTTCACCGAGAGAGTGCAATTTTAAGTTGGAATCCAGCCAGAGATTCAACTGCAGTGCCTGACACGGAACCCCAGGAAGTCACTTAAATCAAAGAGCGGAAATGGCTTGGTTCAAATTTAGAAAGTGCACATTGTTTTCTATTAGAAGTGCCATTTCCTTGCCTACTGACCTTTACATTTGGAATTCTGCTGGAGATCAATTTAAAGAAACAGCAGCAGAAGGCCAAGACCTCGGCTCAAGGGGACACAATTTGGAATCCAAGGGAAAGATTATACTCTGGGAAGATTCTATCCCAACCTTAAGAACCccagggaatggggagggagggtagaagagaaagataagtctttaaaacaaaacccaaaaaaaggCCATCGGATTGATATATTATGGGGTGGGGTTTTAGTAAACACTTGCATTTACTAAAATTTGCATCAAGATGCTAACGGTGTTCTAATGAGGAGAGCTgatcctgcaacctctgctgttAGGTTTGTCTAGAACCTGTCTAAAATAAAGAGCTAGCTCTAGATAAAAGTTTATGAAGGGGATTAAAAGGGGGCTATCCACAGGGCTCCAGTATGTTTATCACTTATCCTGCTAAATGCAAAAAGCATCCAGTCTTTTCTGCAAAGTTCAATGCTCAGTCAACTGATATTTCCCATGCACACGGGGCATCAACTATTGGCTTTGCTCCCATGGCCCTGCCTACTTAAAAAGATGCTGGAATTTCTTTACACACTTTGTTTTTCCTGCCTTGGAGTAAGTCTACCTAGTGGCAGTGCCTGCCCCCCGTGTACTCTTCAGATGAAACCAGAGTACCACCTTGGAATGGGAGACTTCCTTGTGGCAGAGTTTGCCTTAAGTGTCTGGCAGGTCTGCCACCGAAGAGTAGCCACTTGCCAAAGCAGCCTCCCGTGGAGATCCTGTGGTCAAGGCTGGAGAAAGGGAATGCAAGTAAGCCATCTATGGAGAGGAGTTTTTCCAAGGATCAGGCCGATGACAGGGTAGGAACTCCAGAGAATGCTACCTCAGCCTGCCCACTTATTCTCAATAGGGGTTCCAAGGCCTTGCTTCCAGAATAAGTGCATTTGGGCAAGAGGCCAGGGTTAGGAGCCCGAGGTCCAGCACTGAGGACTTTGCCTGGAGGAAAAGCTGTGACTTGGCCGAAGAATAAAAAATGCCGTGGATAAGGTTTTCCAGCACCAGCCAGAATCCTCACCCATGGACAGTGATGACGTGACTCCCTTGTTCCAAAAACCCCTGT
This Callithrix jacchus isolate 240 chromosome 2, calJac240_pri, whole genome shotgun sequence DNA region includes the following protein-coding sequences:
- the SPRY4 gene encoding protein sprouty homolog 4, whose product is MEPPIPQSAPLTPSSVMVQPLLDSRMSHSRLQHPLTILPIDQMKTSHVENDYIDNPGLAPTTGPKRTRGGAPELAPTPARCDQDITHHWISFSGRPSSVSSSSSTSSDQRLLDHMAPPPVADQASPRAVRIQPKVVHCKPLDIKGPAVPPELDKHFLLCEACGKCKCKECASPRTLPSCWVCNQECLCSAQTLVNYGTCMCLVQGIFYHCTNEDDEGSCADHPCSCSRSNCCARWSFMGALSVVLPCLLCYLPATGCVKLAQRGYDRLRRPGCRCKHTNSVICKAASGDAKTSRPDKPF